Within the Deinococcus misasensis DSM 22328 genome, the region GATCCAGCACGACCTGAAAACCGGACAGCTGGTTGAGCTTGCTGTCCAGGGGAGTGACTGGCCCACCTGGGACTGGGGGGTGGGGGCCCTCAGGGAGCAAGAGCGAACAAGTCACGTGCAGCAGTTTTTGCAGGTGCTGTTTGAAAGTTGAGCAAAAAGGCAACCACTGCAGGAGATGCGGGTTTTGTACGGTTTGATCGAAAAGGAGTATCCCAAACGGCTTGAACGCTGGCAACAAAAACGTGAAGCAGATAAGGCTGTTTCCACCAGAGAGGATCATGAGCATCCAGAACCCATCAGAATGTTTCTCCTGTGGGTTCAGGTTGCGGTTCAGGTGTGCAACGCCTTCTGAGGGGTGGGATGAAGTCGTCTGGCCTGCACAACTGCGACAATGGACAGCAAAGACAGGCCTGTCAGCATCCGCAAAACAGGTCTGGAACTGTGGAAATGCAAGTACAGCATCCCCACCAGCACCGAAAACAGGTCTCTGGCAACGCTGGCCCAGAGGTTCATGGGACCGCTGAAGCCGTGGTGTTTTGACCCCAAGGTGTCGGCCACCAGAGAAGCTTTTGCCAGCGTGAGGGCACCGTTGGAAAGGAAAGTCCGAACAGGGCCATGAACAACCACAGCCCGAATGGGCCATGCAAAGTGAGCAGGCTCAGAAATGCTGCTTCCTGAAAGTTCAGAGGGGCCACCCGTTCACTCAGGGGGTGAAAACCCTCTGGCAACAGAACCCGGGTTGGTCCTGTGGGTGGAAGTTCGGTGAGATGGGTGCATTCTGCTGGGTCCTCGCAGTTCACTGTCAAATGCTGGAAAAGTGATCGCACCTGAGATTGCGCGCACTTGATGCGTTTCGAGCCACAGGAACCCCACCATTCCATTGCACAAACCCACTTTGTGGCAAACAGTTGTGCTTGACAACCATCCCACAAAAAGGTGAAATGGAGAAAGTTGTCAGACACAACCAGAGGAGGATGCATGAACATCAAACCCGCCACATCAGCCGACTGGAAAGACATCCAAAACCTGCTCTCCCACCTGAACCTCCCAGAGGAAGGGGCAAAAGAACACCTGCAGCATTACCACCTGATGCGGGATTCGCGGGGCCTCATCGCTGTGGCAGGACTGGAAGTGTATCCCCCTGTGGCCCTGTTGCGCTCGGTGGCGGTGGCCCCTGAGCACCAAGGGCAGGGACTCGGGGACCAACTGGTGAACCACCTGATTGGGCAAGCCAGAGCGCAAGGCATCACCGATCTGTACCTGCTGACCACCACGGCAGCACAGTACTTTCCCCGTTTCGGGTTTCAGGAAATCCAGCGCTCAGAGGTTCCTGAACGGCTGCACACCTCTCGGGAATTTCAGGGGGTCTGTCCTGACTCTGCCAAGGTGATGCACCTTTCCTTGAATCCCCATCCGGCAGATTTGCTCCGGCAAGTGACCCGCTTGCACCACCAACTGCAGCAACTCCTCCCGAGCTGTCTGGAAAACCAGACCCTCACCCGCTGCCACATCCTGAGCGAACTGGGCAAGGCCGGACAACTCACCTTGGCGGACCTCGTGGTGCGCCTCAGGCTCGACAAAGCGTGGATGTCCCGCAACATCGAAAGCCTGCTGCAAGATGGGCTGGTCGCCAAAACCAAACATGACACAGATGGACGGTCCAGTTGGATCCGGCTCACCCCCTCTGGAGAAGCACACCTGCAGCAACTGAACGGCCAGTTGAATGCCCAGACCCGGCGCATCCTCACCCACCTCCCTCCAGAGGAGCAAACGCAGGTGTTTCGTGCCCTGACCCTGCTGCATCAAGCCCTGCAAACCGAATTCGCTCTGGCCACCATTCCACAGAAAGAAGAAATCGCATGACCCAGACTTTGCAAAGCCGTCCCGCGCTCCACAAAGACGTTCCCCGGATCACCGAAATTTACAATCAGGGGATTGAAGACCGCACCTCCACCTTCGAAACCCGTCCCCGCAGCGAAACAGACGTTGCAGCATGGTTTGATGGCAAGCACCCCATTGTGGTGGTGGAAGTGGAGGGACAGGTGCAGGCTTTTGCCTCGACCTCCTCATACCGGGCCAGAGAATGTTACGCAGGCATCGCAGAATTCAGCGTGTATGTGGCCCGAGAAGCCCGGGGTCAACGCCTCGGGGAAGTGGCCATGCGCGCCCTGATCGAGGAGAGCGAAAAAGCAGGATTCTGGAAACTGCTCTCCAGGGTTTTTCCAGAAAATCAGGCCAGCCTGAAAATGCTTTCCCGGGTCGGTTTTTGTCAGGTGGGCGTGTACCAGAAGCATGGTCAACTTGAAGGGGTCTGGAAAGACGTGGTGATTGTGGAAAGGTTGCTGGAAAAGAACCTCTGACCCCCATGGATTTGGCCCAGAAGCAAAAGACAGGTGGTTTGCCTTCCACCTGTCTTTTCTTGGAATGGATTGAGGAGGGGAGAGGAATTACTCGGGAACCACCAGACGGCCTTCGCCGCCCTGTGCATTGAAGGTGGAGAGCACGTCTTGGGACACCTGTTTGGCGGTGCCTGCTTTGACCAGAGCCACACAGCATCCGCCCCAACCGGCCCCCGTGATGCGCGCACCCAGCACATCTTCATGCTGTTGCAGCAAGTTCACCAGTTGGTCCACCTGAGGGTGTGAGGCTTCGTAATCGTCGCGCATGCTGGCGTGGGAGTCGTTCATCAGTTGACCGAAACGGGCAGCCGTGGCACTCAGGGCTTCCTGCACACGTGCATTTTCGGTGATGACGTGTCTGGCCCGCTTGCTGAAGGGCTCGGGAAGCCGGTCCACATCTGACAGGGTGGCTTCCCGCAAGCTGGAAATGCCCAGCATTTCGCAGGCTTTTTCGCACTCGGCGCGGCGGGTGTTGTATCCGCTTTCTGCGAGGCGGCGTTTGGCTCCACTGTCCATCACCAGCACCTCGTAACCCTCAGGGAGGGCCACCAGAGTGCGCTCCAAAGTCAGGGTGTCAAGCAGCAGCATTTCCCTTGTGCTGGCCACGCTGGAAGCCATCTGGTCCATGATGCCGCACATCACCCCGGCGTACTGGTGCTCGGCTTTCTGGGCAAGGAGGGCGATGTCCACACCACTGAGCCCGAGGCCCAGCAACTCATTGACTGCACGGATCACGGCGACTTCCAGAGCGGCACTCGAAGACAGGCCCGCACCCATCGGCACGTTGGAGGAGACGTAAATGTTCAGGTTGGGGATGCTTGCACGGTCTGCCAGCACCCGCACGCTGCCCTGCACGTATTTGGCAAAGCCCTGAGGCTCTCCGTCTCTGGGGAGGTCCTGACGTTCTTGCAGGTCTGCACTGTAGATGTGGTCCAGCCCATCTTCGCTGACCGAAAGGGCCACGGTGGTTTCCTGCGGAATGGCGGTGGGAAGCACGAAGCCCCCGTTGTAATCGGTGTGTTCGCCCAGCAGGTTCACCCGTCCGGGTGCGCTGCGCACAACAGCAGGTTCATGGCCGAAAATCTCTTGAAAACTCATGGGGTCACCTGTACAGCACGGAGGTTGGCAGCGGTCTGCTCTGGAAGGGTGTCATTGGCGAAGATGCCTGCACCCAGTTCGGTGCCTGCCAGGTACTTCAGGCGGTTTTCGGCACGCAAAGCAGGGTAGATTTCGATTCTCAGGGGCCACTCGGTGTGGGCTTCACCGTCGGTGGGGGCCTGATGGATGGTCATCAGGTAAGGCATCGGACGGCCAAACAGGTGGTCCAGACGGTACAGCACATCTTTGAGGGTGCGTGCAAAGTCCTGACGGGCTTCAGGGGTCAGGCTGGAGAGGTAAGGCACCGCCACTCTGGGCATGATCCACGTTTCGTAAGGGTAACGGGCAAACGGCGGAATGAACGAGACGCTGTGTTTGCCTTCGTGGACCAGTCGGCCTTTTTCCTGCAGCTCGGTTTGCACCAGAGCATCCCCCAGATTCTGGCCGTTTTCACGGTGGTGCTGGCGGGCAGCGTCCAGGGCTTTTTGTTGCACTGGAGGCACAAAAGGATAGGCGTAAATCTGGCCGTGTGGGTGGTGCAGGGTCACGCCCACCTCGACCCCTTTGTTTTCGAAAGGCAGCACGTACTGAATCTCCGGACGGCTCCCGAGTTCGGTGGTGCGGTCTGCCCACACTTGAAGCAGCAAATCAATGTGTTCTTCAGAGAGGCTGGACAGCAGGGTGTTGGCGTCTTGTGTGAACACCACCACTTCGCAGGTCCCATTGGCGGCCTCGGTCAGGATGCCTTCCAGAGCAGGTGGATTGTGGCTTTCGAGGGCCATGCTGGGGAAGCGGTTCTGGAACACGGCAATGTCGTAGCTGCCCTGTGGAAGCTCGGTGGGGTTTTCTGGGTCCCGGGTGGGGGCCAGAGGATTGTACTCCGGTGGGGGCATGAAGGTGCGGTTCTGGCGGTGGCTGGCGTACAGCACCCATTCCTGACGGAGTGGATGGTAGCGCATGTGGGGGTTGGCCGTAACGGGATCGTTGCTGGGACTGGGGGCCGGGTCATGCACGAAGTCCTGCCGACCGTACAGCCAGAGGGTGCGGCCATCGGGTTTGGTGAGGGTCTTTTTGAACATGGTCCTTCCTTTCAATGAAGGGGCAGCAGAGCAGGGTTCAACAGAAGGGTGTTTCTTTCATTTCCTTCGATACTTTCATTATGGTCATTCTCAGGCCAGAGTCAAGATGGCCTGCCCAGACAGACCGTTTGGATGGGATTCCTCTGGTGTCTCAAGGACACCAATTTGAGCCCCCACCACCCACCTCTTGCTTTTGATTGATGGCTTGAACATCAAAACGAAAAAAATGAAAAAAGCGGTTTCAGCTTCTGGCATGCAGGTCTGTCAGATTTGTCATGGGGTTCGGTTTGCCCCCAGCTTACCCTGAAACCATGAACAAAAGTCCCGAACCCCCGGAAAACCCATCCAACATGCTTTTTGAAGTGGCTCCACACGTGTGGGGGCTCAAAATCCTCTTTGTGAATGTGTACTTTGTCCAAAACCCCCACGACCACACCTGGGTCCTGATTGACGCAGGCTTGCCGGGATCTGCTTCCAGCATCCAGAAGGCAGCCCAGTCCCTCTTTGGAAACCAGAAACCTGAATGCATTGTGATGACCCACGGGCATTTCGACCACCGTGGAGCCCTGCCTCAACTCCTCAAAACCTGGGAGGTGCCCCTTTACGCCCACCCTCTGGAATTGCCTTATCTGGACGGACGCTCGGCTTACCCACCAGCAGACCCCACCGTGGGAGGCGGAATGATGGCGTGGATGTCTTTCACCTACCCCAGAGCCCCTTACGACCTCTCAGGCAATGTGAAAGCCCTGCCAGAGGATGGAAGTGTTCCCGGCCTTCCCGAGTGGCGCTGGGTGCACAGTCCCGGTCACAGTCCCGGTCATGTTTCCCTGTGGCGTGCTCTGGACCGGACCCTGATTGCCGGAGATGCGGTGGTGACCACCCAGCAGGAATCCGCTTACCATGCACTCACCTATGCCCCTAAACTCTCCGGGCCACCCAAATACTTCAAACCCATGCAGGGAG harbors:
- a CDS encoding arsinothricin resistance N-acetyltransferase ArsN1 family A, translating into MTQTLQSRPALHKDVPRITEIYNQGIEDRTSTFETRPRSETDVAAWFDGKHPIVVVEVEGQVQAFASTSSYRARECYAGIAEFSVYVAREARGQRLGEVAMRALIEESEKAGFWKLLSRVFPENQASLKMLSRVGFCQVGVYQKHGQLEGVWKDVVIVERLLEKNL
- the arsN2 gene encoding arsenic resistance N-acetyltransferase ArsN2, whose product is MNIKPATSADWKDIQNLLSHLNLPEEGAKEHLQHYHLMRDSRGLIAVAGLEVYPPVALLRSVAVAPEHQGQGLGDQLVNHLIGQARAQGITDLYLLTTTAAQYFPRFGFQEIQRSEVPERLHTSREFQGVCPDSAKVMHLSLNPHPADLLRQVTRLHHQLQQLLPSCLENQTLTRCHILSELGKAGQLTLADLVVRLRLDKAWMSRNIESLLQDGLVAKTKHDTDGRSSWIRLTPSGEAHLQQLNGQLNAQTRRILTHLPPEEQTQVFRALTLLHQALQTEFALATIPQKEEIA
- a CDS encoding MBL fold metallo-hydrolase — translated: MNKSPEPPENPSNMLFEVAPHVWGLKILFVNVYFVQNPHDHTWVLIDAGLPGSASSIQKAAQSLFGNQKPECIVMTHGHFDHRGALPQLLKTWEVPLYAHPLELPYLDGRSAYPPADPTVGGGMMAWMSFTYPRAPYDLSGNVKALPEDGSVPGLPEWRWVHSPGHSPGHVSLWRALDRTLIAGDAVVTTQQESAYHALTYAPKLSGPPKYFKPMQGEQMSAHLQELARNFEQQAVPNSGRYVDDPATATEQGTQHIPPLKREQQIKLLGMGMVALGALWGIKKVLGSKSS
- the galK gene encoding galactokinase, with translation MSFQEIFGHEPAVVRSAPGRVNLLGEHTDYNGGFVLPTAIPQETTVALSVSEDGLDHIYSADLQERQDLPRDGEPQGFAKYVQGSVRVLADRASIPNLNIYVSSNVPMGAGLSSSAALEVAVIRAVNELLGLGLSGVDIALLAQKAEHQYAGVMCGIMDQMASSVASTREMLLLDTLTLERTLVALPEGYEVLVMDSGAKRRLAESGYNTRRAECEKACEMLGISSLREATLSDVDRLPEPFSKRARHVITENARVQEALSATAARFGQLMNDSHASMRDDYEASHPQVDQLVNLLQQHEDVLGARITGAGWGGCCVALVKAGTAKQVSQDVLSTFNAQGGEGRLVVPE
- the galT gene encoding galactose-1-phosphate uridylyltransferase translates to MFKKTLTKPDGRTLWLYGRQDFVHDPAPSPSNDPVTANPHMRYHPLRQEWVLYASHRQNRTFMPPPEYNPLAPTRDPENPTELPQGSYDIAVFQNRFPSMALESHNPPALEGILTEAANGTCEVVVFTQDANTLLSSLSEEHIDLLLQVWADRTTELGSRPEIQYVLPFENKGVEVGVTLHHPHGQIYAYPFVPPVQQKALDAARQHHRENGQNLGDALVQTELQEKGRLVHEGKHSVSFIPPFARYPYETWIMPRVAVPYLSSLTPEARQDFARTLKDVLYRLDHLFGRPMPYLMTIHQAPTDGEAHTEWPLRIEIYPALRAENRLKYLAGTELGAGIFANDTLPEQTAANLRAVQVTP